From the Maioricimonas rarisocia genome, one window contains:
- the uvrA gene encoding excinuclease ABC subunit UvrA, whose product MPASDITIRGAREHNLRDVDLILPRNQLIVMTGVSGSGKSSLAFDTLYAEGQRRYVESLSTYARQFLGQMPKPDVDTITGLAPSISIQQKVTSRNPRSTVGTITEIYDYLRVLYARVGQGHCTKCGEPITAQSVDQILESIDAYPEGTRFQVLAPIVQQQKGEFRDLFADLRKRGYLRARVDGDVVNLADDLGLKKHFKHTIEVVVDRLVAGKGHRTRLAEAIESAVRLSGGSLIVSFADSSGDDSTDMPAERLYSARYACASCGLSFEPPSPQLFSFNSPLGMCQDCNGLGSRHEFQVERLVDNESKSITQGALNLLGTFRKMGRWRKHIYKGAAAAIEQDCSLPRESFLKTPWNELPEEAKTLFLHGMGDRHITFTWRHAGGSWKHGGTWDGFIPDLLDEYRKAGNPMRRRQLEKYMEIVDCSSCGGTRLNAQARNVLITSRSLTPKPPATNGRRRKKTSPQHARLSLPEVCALSIDEAATFFEDLELDATRQLIAEDAIKEIRGRIGFLLKCGLGYLTLDRSAPTLSGGESQRIRLAGQIGCGLVGVLYILDEPSIGLHPRDNDMLLQSLQDLRDQGNTVIVVEHDDETMRAADHIVDFGPGPGVRGGEIVAQGSVDEIESTDRSLTGAYLSGQRRIEVPAERRSPTKKHLKVVGAAHNNLREVDVEFPLGTFICVTGVSGSGKSSLCNDILWQVLNKDINKGNGNPGAHKRVNGLQHLDKAINIDQSPIGRTPRSNPATYVKLLDEIRNLFAKLPQSKMRGYKPGRFSFNVADGRCEACEGHGATKLEMDFLADIWVPCTVCDGNRFNHETLEVRYKDKSIADILDMDVQEALDHFRNQPKILKLLQTLHDVGLDYLKLGQPSPTLSGGEAQRIKLARELGKRSTGKTLYLLDEPTTGLHFEDVRKLLEVLHGFVEAGNTVLVIEHNLDVVKTADWIIDLGPEGGDGGGTIIATGTPEDIAACSDSHTGRALKPVLERDSKPAKPKKKRKTKAAAKPAARTNGNGTTELITIRGAAQHNLQSIDLTVPRDRMSVFCGPSGSGKTSLAMDTLYAEGQRRYVESLSAYARQFLGQMPKPKLEHISGLSPAIAIEQKTVGATPRSTVGTVTEIYDYLRVLFARLGQMYCPDCGVPVIRQTTDEIVDRVMALPEGMRLYIAAPVEIPVGQSYTKLWDRLGTQGYLRVRINGTTYDLDDVPTIDHKREHSVEAIIDRIKVDPESRGRIADSIETALDLGRGILHLVHVDRDIPEDEWQVDRLSLHYSCPSCSGNGGRSFDDLSPQNFSFNSPLGWCDACEGLGVERGTDQQVLVANPNVSLMEGAVSAWPDPQTNPSFNAVLQGLSASFGIPLDVPWYQLEPQHQRVILYGSGRWFDVTPPDGPTFQLQYKGLYPTIEEASRVSYDYRVKFQDLVGEKPCSLCNGDRIRDDAAAVRLKHVTLPQLCRLPLGEAFDFLTKLKLTADQKKIAGDLLNESLHRLRFLNDVGLHYLTLDRGMPTLSGGESQRIRLAGQIGRALTGVLYVLDEPTIGLHPRDNGRLVDALHRLRDLGNTVLLVEHDREVIEAADRLYDFGPGSGRFGGNVVADGTPKQITRKSKSSLTGAYLSGKKSIPVPTQRRLQLRNDVEDQPDSLTERHETPPGEAWLEITGCRQNNLRGVDLPIPLGTLSCVTGLSGSGKSSLVFETLARAVARHLKRQGEAPGPFDELRGVENISRVIVVDQQPLGATPASNPATYTGVFDPIRELFSKLPDAKIRGYKPGRFSFNRAGGRCEECEGLGQKKIEMHFLPDVWVTCDACRGRRYNEETLAVQYRGHSISDVLNLSIGQALELFDNIPKIRAPLATLAAIGLEYLTLGQSATTLSGGEAQRVKLASELCKPNSGRTLYLLDEPTTGLHFDDIAKLLKVLNSLVEHGNTVVVIEHNLDVIKTADWIVDIGPEAGVGGGWIVAAGTPEEVVRQAGKPPETNGDSQRMRSWTAELLAPVLDEHDRGDIEVFDARAVAKKRKGDIDIARVGKDVAMPWKVDGRRWHTDQRVARNGKPCKWEGAALELVVDKLETIKGLKKANWNDQSTVEVTAKKKTGTGWFFHALTGDEWLVRLYFRVPKKTFDPDELAARLDLKPVDEIDELPVYGRGPRVKFNNTKGPFQEVAIDVHWLKEIDTPEFRQFVEEAAAAYLERVEQSGTDTAAIAPWKQLGRKWHLSRKGFPSNRRVGWDAKVLDTLLEQLEATLPDADVDWGNKTLVYFRPSGNGDEVWAEVQTKRRDAVHLQLLSEPGKFALGQVAHLGADREITTHRSGREAVRISFDDVSQVKQADFRKFLEEHATNTVHA is encoded by the coding sequence ATGCCCGCTTCCGATATCACCATTCGCGGTGCCCGCGAACACAATCTGCGCGACGTCGACCTCATTCTGCCCCGCAACCAGCTGATCGTCATGACTGGCGTCAGCGGGTCCGGCAAGAGTTCGCTCGCTTTCGACACCCTCTACGCAGAGGGACAGCGGCGGTACGTCGAGTCCCTCTCGACCTACGCCCGGCAATTCCTCGGGCAGATGCCCAAGCCGGACGTCGACACCATCACCGGTCTGGCCCCGTCGATTTCGATCCAGCAGAAGGTGACCAGCCGCAATCCGCGGAGCACCGTCGGCACGATCACCGAGATCTACGACTACCTGCGCGTCCTGTACGCCCGTGTGGGTCAGGGTCACTGCACGAAGTGCGGCGAGCCGATCACCGCCCAGTCAGTCGACCAGATCCTCGAAAGCATCGACGCCTATCCGGAAGGCACCCGCTTCCAGGTTCTTGCCCCCATCGTCCAGCAACAGAAGGGGGAATTCCGCGACCTGTTCGCCGATCTCCGCAAGCGGGGCTACCTGCGGGCCCGTGTCGACGGCGACGTGGTCAACCTGGCCGACGATCTCGGTCTGAAGAAACACTTCAAGCACACGATCGAAGTCGTCGTCGACCGTCTCGTGGCGGGCAAAGGACACCGCACCCGCCTGGCCGAGGCAATCGAGTCGGCTGTCCGGCTCAGCGGTGGGTCGCTGATCGTCAGCTTCGCCGATTCCTCCGGAGACGACTCCACCGACATGCCTGCCGAGCGGCTCTACTCCGCCCGCTACGCCTGCGCCAGTTGCGGCCTCAGTTTCGAGCCTCCGTCTCCCCAGCTGTTCAGCTTCAACAGTCCGCTCGGCATGTGTCAGGACTGCAACGGACTGGGCAGCCGACACGAGTTCCAGGTCGAACGGCTCGTCGACAACGAAAGCAAGTCGATCACGCAGGGAGCCCTGAACCTGCTCGGCACCTTCCGCAAGATGGGACGGTGGCGCAAGCACATCTACAAGGGTGCCGCCGCCGCCATCGAGCAGGACTGTAGCCTCCCAAGAGAGTCGTTCCTCAAGACGCCCTGGAACGAGCTTCCGGAGGAAGCAAAAACGCTGTTCCTGCACGGCATGGGGGATCGGCACATCACATTCACCTGGCGGCACGCCGGCGGGTCCTGGAAGCATGGCGGAACCTGGGACGGCTTTATCCCCGATCTCCTCGACGAGTACCGCAAGGCGGGCAACCCGATGCGCCGCCGGCAGCTCGAAAAGTACATGGAGATCGTCGACTGCTCCTCCTGTGGCGGCACCCGGCTGAATGCCCAGGCCCGCAACGTCCTCATCACCTCACGCAGTCTCACCCCGAAACCACCCGCCACAAACGGCCGCCGCCGAAAGAAGACATCCCCGCAGCACGCCCGGCTCTCCCTCCCCGAAGTTTGCGCCCTCAGCATTGATGAAGCGGCGACGTTCTTCGAAGACCTCGAGCTCGACGCGACCCGGCAACTGATTGCCGAAGACGCCATCAAGGAGATCCGCGGACGCATCGGCTTCCTGCTCAAATGCGGACTGGGATACCTCACGCTCGACCGGTCCGCACCGACGCTCTCCGGCGGAGAGTCACAGCGAATCCGTCTGGCCGGGCAGATCGGCTGCGGGCTCGTCGGCGTCCTGTACATCCTCGACGAGCCGTCGATCGGCCTGCATCCGCGCGACAACGACATGCTCCTGCAGAGCCTGCAGGACCTTCGCGATCAGGGGAATACCGTTATCGTCGTCGAGCACGATGACGAGACCATGCGGGCTGCCGACCACATCGTCGACTTCGGTCCCGGCCCGGGAGTCCGCGGCGGCGAGATCGTCGCCCAGGGCTCTGTCGACGAAATCGAATCGACGGACCGCAGCCTCACCGGTGCGTACCTCTCCGGTCAGCGTCGAATCGAAGTCCCCGCTGAGCGCCGCTCCCCCACAAAGAAGCACCTCAAGGTCGTCGGCGCGGCTCACAACAATCTGCGCGAAGTGGACGTCGAGTTCCCCCTCGGCACGTTCATCTGCGTCACCGGCGTGAGCGGGTCCGGAAAGAGTTCCCTCTGCAACGACATCCTCTGGCAGGTCCTCAACAAAGACATCAACAAGGGGAACGGCAATCCGGGGGCCCACAAACGGGTCAACGGACTGCAGCATCTCGACAAGGCGATCAACATCGACCAGTCGCCGATCGGACGGACGCCCCGCTCCAACCCGGCAACCTACGTCAAACTTCTCGACGAGATCCGCAACCTGTTCGCGAAGCTGCCACAGTCGAAGATGCGCGGCTACAAGCCGGGCCGGTTCAGCTTCAACGTCGCCGATGGCCGCTGCGAAGCCTGCGAAGGCCACGGTGCGACGAAGCTCGAGATGGACTTCCTCGCCGACATCTGGGTCCCCTGCACGGTCTGCGATGGAAACCGGTTCAACCACGAGACGCTCGAAGTCCGCTACAAGGACAAGTCGATCGCCGACATCCTCGATATGGATGTCCAGGAAGCTCTCGACCACTTCCGCAATCAGCCGAAGATCCTCAAGCTGTTGCAGACGCTGCACGACGTCGGCCTCGATTACCTGAAGCTCGGCCAGCCCTCCCCCACGCTTTCTGGCGGCGAAGCCCAGCGGATCAAGCTCGCCCGCGAACTCGGCAAGCGGTCCACCGGCAAGACGCTCTACCTGCTCGACGAGCCGACGACCGGACTCCACTTCGAGGATGTCCGCAAGCTGCTCGAGGTCCTGCACGGATTTGTCGAGGCGGGCAACACCGTTCTAGTCATCGAGCACAACCTCGACGTCGTCAAGACCGCCGACTGGATCATCGACCTGGGGCCGGAAGGAGGTGACGGCGGCGGCACGATCATCGCGACCGGTACGCCCGAAGACATCGCCGCCTGCAGCGACTCCCACACCGGCCGGGCGCTCAAGCCGGTCCTCGAGCGCGACTCAAAGCCCGCAAAGCCGAAGAAGAAACGAAAGACGAAGGCTGCCGCGAAACCGGCCGCCCGCACCAACGGCAACGGCACGACCGAGCTGATCACCATCCGCGGCGCCGCCCAGCACAACCTGCAGTCGATCGACCTCACCGTCCCCCGCGACCGGATGAGCGTCTTCTGCGGTCCCAGCGGCTCCGGCAAGACGTCGCTGGCGATGGATACGCTCTATGCCGAGGGGCAGCGCCGCTACGTCGAATCCCTCTCCGCCTACGCCCGGCAGTTCCTCGGGCAGATGCCCAAGCCGAAGCTCGAACATATCAGCGGCCTCTCCCCCGCGATCGCCATCGAGCAGAAGACCGTCGGCGCGACGCCCCGCTCGACCGTCGGCACCGTCACCGAGATCTACGATTACCTCCGCGTGCTCTTTGCCCGGCTCGGACAGATGTACTGTCCCGACTGCGGCGTCCCGGTCATCCGTCAGACAACCGACGAAATCGTCGACCGGGTCATGGCCCTGCCGGAAGGCATGCGGCTCTACATCGCCGCCCCCGTCGAGATCCCCGTCGGGCAGAGCTACACGAAGCTGTGGGACCGCCTCGGCACGCAGGGGTACCTTCGCGTCCGCATCAACGGCACCACCTACGATCTCGACGATGTCCCCACGATCGATCACAAGCGGGAACACTCGGTCGAAGCAATCATCGACCGCATCAAGGTCGATCCCGAATCCCGCGGACGCATCGCCGACTCGATCGAAACGGCACTCGACCTGGGCCGTGGCATCCTTCATCTGGTTCACGTTGACCGCGACATCCCCGAAGACGAATGGCAGGTGGATCGCCTCAGCCTCCATTACTCCTGCCCGAGCTGCAGCGGCAACGGCGGACGTTCCTTCGACGACCTCTCGCCGCAGAACTTCTCCTTCAACAGCCCTCTCGGCTGGTGCGACGCCTGTGAAGGTCTGGGCGTCGAACGGGGAACTGACCAGCAGGTTCTCGTCGCCAATCCCAACGTCTCCCTCATGGAAGGTGCCGTCTCCGCCTGGCCCGATCCGCAGACCAATCCCTCCTTCAACGCGGTGCTGCAGGGACTCTCCGCGAGCTTCGGCATTCCGCTCGACGTGCCGTGGTACCAGCTCGAACCGCAGCATCAGCGGGTGATCCTGTACGGCTCGGGCCGCTGGTTTGACGTCACGCCGCCGGACGGTCCCACTTTCCAGCTGCAGTACAAGGGGCTGTACCCGACAATCGAAGAAGCCTCCCGCGTCTCGTACGACTACCGCGTGAAGTTCCAGGATCTCGTTGGCGAGAAACCCTGCTCGCTCTGCAACGGTGATCGCATCCGCGACGATGCCGCTGCCGTCCGACTGAAGCACGTCACCCTCCCGCAGCTCTGCCGGCTGCCGCTCGGCGAGGCGTTCGACTTCCTTACGAAGCTCAAGCTGACGGCTGACCAGAAGAAGATCGCCGGCGACCTGCTCAACGAGTCGCTGCACCGCCTGCGGTTCCTCAACGACGTCGGGCTGCATTACCTCACGCTCGACCGCGGCATGCCGACGCTCTCCGGCGGTGAGTCCCAGAGAATCCGCCTCGCCGGACAGATCGGCCGCGCACTGACCGGCGTCCTGTACGTTCTGGACGAACCGACGATTGGCCTGCATCCTCGCGATAACGGCCGTCTCGTCGACGCCCTGCATCGACTGCGTGACCTGGGGAATACCGTCCTCCTCGTCGAACACGACCGCGAAGTCATCGAGGCGGCCGACCGGCTGTACGACTTCGGCCCCGGGTCGGGACGCTTCGGCGGCAATGTCGTCGCGGACGGCACCCCGAAGCAGATCACCCGCAAGTCGAAGAGCTCGCTCACGGGAGCGTACCTCTCGGGTAAGAAATCGATCCCCGTTCCCACGCAGCGACGACTGCAGCTTCGCAATGACGTCGAGGACCAGCCTGATTCCCTCACCGAACGCCACGAGACGCCCCCCGGCGAGGCCTGGCTGGAAATCACCGGTTGCCGCCAGAACAACCTCCGCGGCGTCGACCTGCCGATTCCGCTCGGCACGCTCAGCTGTGTGACCGGCCTGTCCGGCTCCGGCAAGAGTTCGCTCGTGTTCGAGACGCTCGCCCGTGCCGTCGCCCGGCACCTCAAGCGACAGGGAGAAGCGCCCGGACCGTTTGACGAACTTCGCGGCGTCGAGAACATCAGCCGCGTCATCGTCGTCGACCAGCAGCCGCTCGGTGCCACGCCAGCGTCGAATCCCGCCACGTATACCGGCGTGTTCGATCCGATCCGGGAACTGTTCAGCAAACTACCGGATGCCAAGATCCGCGGCTACAAGCCGGGCCGCTTCAGCTTCAACCGGGCCGGCGGTCGCTGCGAAGAGTGCGAAGGACTCGGTCAGAAAAAGATCGAGATGCACTTCCTGCCGGATGTCTGGGTCACCTGCGATGCCTGCCGCGGCCGCCGCTACAACGAAGAGACCCTCGCCGTCCAGTACCGCGGGCACTCGATCTCCGATGTCCTCAATCTGTCGATCGGCCAGGCCCTCGAACTGTTCGACAACATCCCCAAGATCCGCGCACCGCTCGCCACGCTGGCCGCGATCGGTCTGGAGTACCTGACGCTCGGGCAGTCGGCCACGACGCTTTCGGGTGGTGAGGCCCAGCGGGTGAAACTTGCCTCCGAACTCTGCAAACCGAACAGCGGCCGCACGCTCTACCTGCTCGACGAGCCAACCACGGGTCTGCACTTCGACGACATTGCCAAGCTGCTCAAGGTCCTCAACAGCCTCGTCGAGCACGGCAATACCGTCGTGGTCATCGAACACAACCTCGACGTCATCAAGACCGCCGACTGGATCGTCGACATCGGCCCCGAAGCGGGCGTCGGCGGCGGCTGGATTGTCGCAGCCGGCACGCCTGAGGAAGTCGTCCGCCAGGCCGGCAAGCCCCCCGAAACCAACGGCGACTCGCAGCGGATGCGGTCCTGGACAGCCGAACTGCTCGCGCCGGTTCTCGACGAACACGACCGGGGCGACATCGAGGTCTTCGACGCCAGAGCCGTCGCGAAGAAGCGCAAAGGGGACATCGACATTGCCCGTGTCGGCAAGGATGTCGCCATGCCCTGGAAGGTGGACGGCCGCCGCTGGCACACCGATCAGCGCGTCGCCCGCAACGGCAAGCCCTGCAAGTGGGAAGGAGCCGCCCTCGAACTCGTCGTCGACAAACTCGAAACGATCAAGGGACTCAAGAAGGCCAACTGGAACGACCAGTCAACCGTCGAAGTGACCGCAAAGAAGAAGACCGGCACCGGCTGGTTCTTCCATGCCCTCACCGGCGACGAATGGCTCGTCCGCCTGTACTTCCGCGTCCCCAAGAAGACCTTCGATCCCGACGAACTGGCCGCCCGACTGGACCTCAAACCGGTCGACGAGATCGACGAGCTCCCCGTCTACGGCCGCGGCCCGCGGGTAAAGTTCAACAACACCAAGGGCCCCTTCCAGGAAGTGGCCATCGACGTTCACTGGCTGAAGGAGATCGATACGCCCGAGTTCCGGCAGTTCGTCGAAGAGGCAGCCGCCGCGTACCTCGAGCGGGTCGAGCAGTCCGGCACCGACACGGCAGCCATCGCCCCCTGGAAGCAGCTCGGCCGCAAATGGCACCTCTCCCGCAAGGGCTTCCCCTCGAACCGCCGGGTCGGATGGGATGCCAAAGTCCTCGACACACTGCTCGAACAACTCGAAGCCACCCTCCCCGATGCCGACGTCGACTGGGGAAACAAGACGCTCGTCTACTTCCGTCCGTCCGGCAACGGCGACGAAGTCTGGGCCGAAGTGCAGACGAAGCGTCGCGACGCGGTTCATCTGCAACTGCTCAGCGAGCCCGGCAAGTTTGCGCTGGGACAGGTAGCCCATCTGGGTGCCGACCGGGAGATTACGACGCATCGCAGTGGCCGCGAAGCGGTCCGCATCAGTTTCGATGATGTGTCGCAGGTGAAGCAGGCCGACTTCCGGAAGTTCCTCGAAGAACACGCCACGAACACCGTGCACGCGTAG
- a CDS encoding sulfatase-like hydrolase/transferase yields the protein MAERLKRMTGLLVLGAVCMMTGAAYAQPRESTPVRRPNVILIYTDDQGTVDAGCYGSDDLITPAIDGLAERGIRFTQMYAPSAICSASRAGTLTGRFPARAGVPGNVSSAKGHAGMPTSEVTIAEMMRDGGYVTGHVGKWHLGYTPETMPNGQGFASSFGHMGGCIDNYSHFFYWAGPNRHDLWRDGTEIWRDGEFFPDLIAAECIDFIEKNRQRPFFLYWAINVPHYPLQGTEKWRQRYRNLEAPRRMYGEFVSTMDERIGQVLDRLEELDLDERTIVIFQSDHGHSTEERTFGGGGSAGPYRGAKGCLFEGGIRVPSIISWPGTLAEGEVRHQMVTGCDWLPTLAELCGLQTPKVHLDGKSIRGVLESADAASPHETFYWLLGGGKNPQWVVRDGDWKLLGNPQDRSNKGKLTADDRLFLVNLAEDPAESRNVAGEHPEVLERLVKLREEYVESLREE from the coding sequence ATGGCAGAACGCCTGAAGCGGATGACGGGTCTCTTGGTTCTGGGAGCGGTCTGCATGATGACGGGAGCCGCATACGCCCAGCCTCGGGAATCGACGCCGGTCCGCCGGCCGAACGTCATCCTCATCTATACCGATGATCAGGGAACGGTCGATGCCGGCTGCTACGGCTCGGACGATCTGATCACACCGGCGATCGACGGTCTGGCGGAGCGGGGAATCCGGTTCACGCAGATGTACGCCCCCTCGGCAATCTGCTCGGCCTCGCGGGCCGGGACGCTGACCGGTCGTTTCCCCGCACGGGCCGGTGTGCCGGGCAATGTCTCGTCGGCGAAGGGGCACGCCGGCATGCCGACCAGCGAAGTAACGATCGCCGAGATGATGCGGGACGGCGGCTACGTCACCGGTCACGTCGGCAAATGGCACCTGGGGTACACGCCCGAAACGATGCCGAATGGCCAGGGGTTCGCTTCGTCGTTCGGGCACATGGGGGGATGCATCGACAACTACTCGCACTTCTTTTACTGGGCTGGTCCCAACCGGCACGACCTGTGGCGGGACGGAACGGAGATCTGGCGGGACGGGGAATTCTTTCCCGACCTGATCGCCGCCGAGTGCATCGACTTCATCGAAAAGAACCGCCAGCGGCCGTTCTTTCTCTACTGGGCCATCAATGTGCCGCACTACCCGCTGCAGGGGACCGAGAAGTGGCGGCAGCGTTACAGGAATCTCGAAGCACCCCGTCGGATGTACGGCGAGTTCGTCTCGACGATGGACGAGCGGATCGGTCAGGTGCTGGACCGGCTCGAGGAGCTGGATCTCGACGAGCGAACGATCGTGATCTTCCAGTCGGATCACGGGCATTCGACGGAGGAGCGGACGTTTGGTGGAGGCGGTAGTGCCGGCCCGTACCGCGGAGCGAAGGGCTGTCTGTTCGAGGGGGGCATCCGGGTGCCGTCGATCATCTCCTGGCCGGGGACGCTGGCCGAAGGGGAAGTGCGCCACCAGATGGTGACCGGCTGTGACTGGTTGCCGACGCTGGCCGAACTGTGCGGGCTGCAGACGCCAAAGGTGCATCTGGACGGCAAGAGCATTCGCGGCGTACTGGAGTCGGCCGATGCGGCCAGTCCGCACGAGACGTTTTACTGGCTCCTGGGTGGTGGCAAGAACCCGCAGTGGGTGGTTCGCGACGGGGACTGGAAGCTGCTGGGGAATCCGCAGGATCGAAGTAACAAGGGGAAGCTGACGGCGGACGACCGGCTGTTCCTCGTGAATCTTGCCGAGGACCCGGCGGAGTCACGGAACGTGGCGGGTGAGCATCCGGAGGTGCTCGAGCGGTTGGTCAAACTGCGGGAAGAGTATGTGGAGTCGCTGCGGGAGGAGTAG
- a CDS encoding 2Fe-2S iron-sulfur cluster-binding protein produces the protein MPTVTFVKEKKSIEVPTGANLRKEALRNGVELYSGPHRYLNCRGLGTCASCRVRVVKGEENVSRQGLLEWFRLITGPITFFARLGNEKSLRLACQTKVTGDCNVETQPELNWSGEEKFWH, from the coding sequence ATGCCGACTGTCACGTTCGTGAAAGAGAAGAAGTCAATCGAAGTTCCCACCGGGGCGAACCTTCGCAAGGAAGCGCTCCGCAACGGCGTGGAACTCTACTCCGGTCCCCATCGCTACCTCAATTGCCGCGGCCTGGGCACCTGTGCCAGCTGCCGGGTCCGGGTCGTCAAGGGGGAAGAAAACGTCAGCCGGCAGGGCCTCCTCGAGTGGTTTCGGCTGATTACCGGGCCGATCACGTTCTTCGCCCGCCTTGGCAACGAAAAGTCGCTCCGCCTCGCCTGTCAGACGAAGGTCACGGGGGACTGCAACGTCGAGACCCAGCCCGAGTTGAACTGGTCCGGCGAAGAGAAGTTCTGGCACTGA
- a CDS encoding nitrilase family protein: protein MNSPDSLRVAAVQFEHRDGDKAYNLGRVRDLTRQAVAAGAQVVSFHECSISAYSFVQPFSKEQLLDLAEPVPGSESIRELIDIARESNVPVLAGLFERDAGEVYNTYVCVTADGLQAKFRKLHAFVNPHLGAGSEYVVFDLLGWKCGILICYDNNLPENVRMTTLHGAELIFMPHVTGCLPSVMPGRGLVDPKLWENRLTDPVPLRQELSGPKGREWLMRWLPTRAYENGVYAVFTNPIGMDYGQVRNGQSMVLDPFGEIIAECHELGDDICIGVCTKEKLSVASGRRYIRARRPELYDKLLEPPTEPPVTRPGWNLESDGQV, encoded by the coding sequence ATGAACTCCCCCGACTCGCTTCGGGTCGCTGCCGTCCAGTTCGAGCACCGTGACGGCGACAAGGCTTACAACCTCGGCCGCGTCCGCGACCTCACCCGGCAGGCGGTGGCCGCCGGTGCTCAGGTCGTCAGCTTTCACGAGTGCAGCATTTCGGCTTACTCGTTCGTGCAGCCGTTCTCGAAGGAGCAGCTGCTCGACCTGGCCGAACCGGTTCCCGGCAGCGAAAGCATCCGCGAGCTGATCGACATCGCCCGCGAATCGAACGTCCCCGTTCTGGCCGGACTCTTCGAACGGGACGCCGGCGAAGTCTACAACACCTACGTCTGCGTCACCGCCGACGGCCTGCAGGCGAAGTTCCGCAAGCTGCATGCGTTTGTGAATCCGCACCTGGGAGCCGGCAGCGAGTACGTCGTCTTCGACCTGCTCGGCTGGAAGTGCGGTATTCTCATCTGCTACGACAACAACCTCCCCGAAAACGTCCGCATGACGACGCTGCACGGGGCGGAATTGATCTTCATGCCACACGTCACCGGCTGTCTCCCGTCGGTTATGCCCGGCCGGGGACTCGTCGATCCGAAGCTCTGGGAGAACCGCCTCACCGATCCGGTCCCGCTGCGTCAGGAATTGAGCGGCCCCAAGGGACGGGAGTGGCTCATGCGGTGGCTGCCGACGCGCGCCTACGAGAACGGTGTCTATGCCGTTTTCACCAATCCGATCGGCATGGATTACGGCCAGGTCCGCAACGGTCAGTCGATGGTGCTTGATCCGTTCGGCGAGATCATCGCCGAGTGTCACGAACTCGGCGACGACATCTGCATCGGCGTCTGCACGAAGGAGAAGCTCTCGGTCGCGTCGGGACGCCGCTACATCCGCGCCCGCCGGCCAGAGCTGTACGACAAACTGCTCGAACCGCCGACCGAGCCTCCCGTCACGCGCCCCGGCTGGAATCTCGAATCGGACGGGCAGGTCTGA
- a CDS encoding DUF2238 domain-containing protein, producing MTPVDASSGSPSVPTGVIVLTMAYLIAAIIGAIATGNGEFVFYIVVMVVLIGAILVAHRRIRLSNGVLWGLSLWGLLHMAGGLVPVPQSWPIHGDIRVLYSWWLIPERLKYDQVVHAYGFAVTTLVCWQGLKAIVCANSRLEDLRPTPGMLTLCAAGSMGFGALNEVIEFTATRIVPETNVGDYVNTGWDLVFNLLGAVGAAVGVWIYDRHFRGAERRA from the coding sequence ATGACTCCTGTCGACGCATCCTCCGGATCTCCATCGGTGCCGACCGGCGTCATCGTGCTGACGATGGCGTATCTGATTGCCGCCATCATCGGTGCGATTGCCACCGGCAACGGCGAGTTCGTGTTCTACATCGTGGTAATGGTGGTACTGATCGGCGCGATCCTAGTCGCGCATCGTCGGATCCGGCTGAGCAACGGTGTGCTGTGGGGGCTGAGTCTGTGGGGGCTGCTGCACATGGCGGGAGGGCTGGTGCCGGTTCCCCAATCGTGGCCGATTCATGGCGACATCCGTGTCCTGTACAGCTGGTGGCTGATTCCTGAGCGGCTGAAATACGACCAGGTCGTGCACGCGTACGGCTTTGCCGTGACGACACTCGTCTGCTGGCAGGGACTGAAAGCGATCGTCTGTGCGAACAGCCGGCTGGAGGATCTGCGGCCGACGCCGGGGATGCTGACGCTCTGTGCGGCCGGTTCGATGGGGTTCGGCGCGCTCAATGAGGTGATCGAGTTCACGGCGACGCGGATCGTGCCGGAGACGAACGTCGGCGATTACGTGAACACCGGTTGGGATCTGGTGTTCAACCTGCTGGGGGCGGTCGGAGCGGCGGTGGGAGTGTGGATCTACGATCGACACTTTCGCGGCGCCGAGAGACGCGCGTAG